One Nicotiana tomentosiformis chromosome 4, ASM39032v3, whole genome shotgun sequence genomic window carries:
- the LOC138909964 gene encoding uncharacterized protein: MVRTRTADVPDPGGAAPLIAGGRGRGWGRAPTRGRGRGHPRAAPVAPPADPTTSQAGGGSQAPTAHALGHAAVVYQTPGALPVGGAQLVTAAAPQCRTTADGDLHKLLDRWTRLHPPVFGGKCHEDAQDFIDRCRDRLHNMRILESHGVDFTTFQLEGRARRWWRSYLLGKPAGSPPMTWSQFTQLFLDRYFPHSEREELQYQFVQLEQGQMLVTDYEARFSELSRHALMILPTDAERVQRFVMGLHPNIRVSIAREVEMGTGYQLVVKNARRIEGYR; encoded by the coding sequence atggtgaggacgcGCACGGCGGacgttccagacccgggaggagctgctccccttaTTGCtggaggtcgaggtagaggctgGGGGAGGGCACCgacccgaggtaggggacgagggcatcccagagcTGCCCCAGTAGCACCTCCAGCGGatccaaccacatctcaggcaggagggggaTCACAGGCCCCTACTGCTCATGCTCTTGGGCACGCAGCTGTGGTATATCAGActccgggtgcactacccgtgggcggagcccagTTAGTTACGGCGGCTGCACCTCAGTGTAGAACGACTGCGGACGGCGATCTACATAAGTTATTAGATAGATGGACTAGGttacaccctcctgtcttcgggggcaAGTGTCatgaggatgcccaggatttcattgataggtgcagggataGACTACACAATATGAGGAtactggagtctcatggggttgacttcactactttccagctggagggcagggcccgtagatggtggcggtcttatcttcttggcaaaccagcaggttctcctcccatgacttggagcCAGTTCACACAgcttttcctggataggtattTTCCACACTCCGAGAGGGAAGAGTTACAGTATCAGTTTGTGCAGCttgagcagggtcagatgttagtgacagactatgaggcgaggttttctgagttatctcgccatgcacttatgatacttcctacggacgcagagagagtgcagagatttgttatggggttgcacccCAATATTCGGGTTAGTATAGCCcgcgaggttgagatgggtactggtTATCAGCTAGTAGTAAAGaatgctcggaggattgagggctaccgctAG